Within the Poecilia reticulata strain Guanapo linkage group LG13, Guppy_female_1.0+MT, whole genome shotgun sequence genome, the region CTGCGAGACGTCCCCTCTGACTGCGAAGCAGCGGATGAGACCTGCAGAGATCTCTATGCCAACTACCTGATGCTGAAGGCCATTCGAAACACAGTGGAGAGCAGCCTGGTTCCCCTGGACGATCACAAGGCCAAAAACGCCACATTCACCAAGACCCCGGAGCCTTTCCTGGAGGCTGATCCTGAAGCATTATTTCTCTTCCATCTGAGAGGACTGTTTTCTATGATGAGCGACCTCACAAAGGAGACTCGGAGCCTCACTGACAAATACTTGGACATAATTGGATTGGCAAATTAAcgtcaaaacatttgtttgcagACATTGACCTTCAGGGTTTTactgtaaacatttaaacttttcatggatgtgaaataaatgtaattaagcAAAACCGTCAACTTGTGTTTCATTTGCTGGTAGCGAGTAGCTAATTTGCACTGAGAATAATACCATAATTTTTGGAATTAGTAAGGCAGTCATTAATTAGTGATTAGCTTTTTGAATCTTTGAATGTATCCAAGCTAAACGTTTCCACTTTGTTTCCATCTCCAGACATATTTCCCTCGGTCCACTTTTGTTAAACATCAGGGATGTTTTTGAGGCATAGGGAATAGCAATAATTTTCTAATCTCTTAATTTACTGTCAGTTTTGAAACTATAATCTCTAACATGGAAAGATATGCAGTACATCTTTGTCTcatcagtttgtttcatttgattgTAGAATTAAAAATAGAGCTGCATGATTCAGACAGTTCTTATTCATTCTTAGTTTTAAAGCActtaacatgtaaaaaaaagatgtcaaatttttaagtatttacttgTTGGTCACTCATAAAGGTCGATCAAATTTGGCAAATCTAATCTTAGGCCGAATGATTGGTGCAGCTCCACATAAAATAGTTGTGTGTTATAAACTTTAGAAAtacaaaatggcacaaaatCTGAGCCGGCAGATTAAACCTTCTTTAAAAACTAGAAGATGGTCTTAGCCAGAAAAAGCTCAACTGATTACAGccaaaatattacataaatgaACTAGGAGTCATTAAAGAAACTTATGGTTTGTAAATAAAGCCAAAACAGACTTGTCAATTTCTGAATACTAGTCACCCGTCCATCTATTATCATACATCCTTATCCCTAGTGGGTGTTTGGGAGGAGtgttggtgcccatctccagctgtcaaCAGGCGAGAGGCGgtgtacaccctggacaggtcaccagtccatcacggGGGTTTCTGAATACTACATTAGGACAagtacacattttatttttattttttattattatttacatctCTATAGTTCATACAATACATGGCAGATTTCACAAACAGGCTGCCTAATAGAAAACTGTCTGTCCTCTctttattcttctgtttttccccCTGGCACCCACTGAGACTTAGCGCACTGGATGGAACGGCTCGACAATCTCTGCTAAGGTCTTTTTTTCTGGCGAGATGAAAGAAACGGAGACAAAACATTAGAACAAAAATATGGGCAGCCATGGTTTAAACTAATGTACAGGTTCAATCAGAATTAGAACTCCTAAATAATGTCTAGTATTTGACAGacgttttaattattattttttaaacatgtaatttttaatGGTAACGAATTTATGACAGCTGTGCTTAGGCACAACCACATCGACACAAGTGAACATGCCATAGATACatcaatgacattttaaaacacgtTTTCTAAGCAAACACTGATGAAGAAGGgactaaaatatgaaaaacaaaactactaaCCTTTAGTTTCAAATCTTTCAGGGTGGAGCTTAACATACTCATTCATGTCTCGGTCCAGTCTGGCATAGGtgtagttttcatattttgtaagATGATAACCGATGAACCAGCCAAGAGATGCCAAAAGGAACTGCCGATGAACgcctgaaaaataaattaggatGCAACTACCTTCAGTGTGTTCCCTGTTGTCTCTCTGAATGACAATTTTGTAGATTTCATATTAGAATGTGaaaatttcaataataaatctttaaaatgcctaattaaaaagaaaaacgcacCAAAAGGCAATGGTTCGAGGAAACGCGAAATAAACTGCAAGGCAGGCAAACTGACTTGGAGTCATGGACATCACAACAGcttttacacagaaaatatgcaccaataaaacaaaagaagataGTAACAGTCTAAAACCCGAAATGCATAACTATGTTAATTTGACAAATTAAGCAAAATGCGGTCTGGTCGACTTTCTCAGcagatcaaaacagaaacaatgctAACCTGACTTCAGAGGCGGCCTATGGTTTAAAGCGTTATGGAGCATCGCGCTGAACCAGCCCATACCGGACAGCCACACCGAGTTCCTGTTAACGATTCCGGGAGGAGGGAGACCCTTTGCGTCCTCTGGAACAATCCCCATGACGACAATGTTTAATCTACTTTATGTAGGTTTGTCGTGAGCTATCGCCCGGGTAGTTTTAGCTATCACCTCTCTGTGGGAAGTCAAGGACGGGCGTGCGAGCGAATGAAGTGTCCGGGTACAACAAATGAGGACGGTTTAGGTTCCACTAGAGATGGGTTCAGTTAAGTGAAATGCAAAGTGCGTGCAGTATTACGACGGAGGCCACGCTacgaaaaaagtaaataaataaaaacaaaataaatttacgAGAGTGAAGTcgaaataatacgagaataaggTTGTAGTATTACGACAATAAAGCCATATTATTACGACTTAGTATTCTAATACTACGGTATTCTCatcttattttgactttattttaatgactttattctcatgaaAAATGTCCAGTTTGATCATTAAGGGGTACtgtcttaaaaataatttagaatttattttatttatcttgagATGTTTAAATTTCAGCTCATAAAGGATATTTAAACACTCTTTCAGTAATTctgctttcaataaaaaacGTTTCCTAGAATAGATATAATTTACAGGTTAATATTACCTTCTTTAacagtgaatttaaaaaaaaggcaacctGTAAAACTGTGATATTAAATATGCTTATATGTGGATAAACATTTGGGTACATCTAACTTTTGTGCTGATGCacctaagaaaaaaacattaggcACTAGTACAAAGAATTGTTCTAGCATTgtctttgcatttatttctcatcttccctccagatttttaaaatacactggCTCAGACATGAAGAAGACTATTTTAgtcttcttcatcctcttcatACACTCCATCGTCATCTACAGTGGCGTCTTGGTACTGCTGATATTCCGACACCAGGTCATTCATGTTGCTCTCTGCCTCGGTGAACTCCATCTCATCCATTCCCTCACCGGTGTACCTGTGACATGACAGCATCAGAATCTACACAGTGCACCAGCACACCACTGTGGCTCACTGTGTCTTGCTCACCAGTGAAGGAAAGCCTTGCGGCGGAACATGGCGGAGAACTGCTCCGAAATGCGCTTGAAGAGCTCTTGAATGGCTGTGCTGTTTCCGATGAATGTGGAGGACATCTTGAGTCCACGCGGTGGGATGTCGCAGACGGCTGTCTTTACATTGTTTGGAATCCACTCTACAAAGTAGCTGCTATTCTTGTTCTGCACGTTCAGCATCTGCTCGTCCACCTCCTTCATGGACATGCGGCCTCGGAAGATGGCGGCGACTGTGAGGTAACGGCCGTGGCGCGGATCACAAGCTGCCATCATATTCTTGGCATCGAACATCTGACGGGTGAGTTCAGGAACTGTCAGGGCCCTTGGAAAAGACAGACATT harbors:
- the thrsp gene encoding thyroid hormone-inducible hepatic protein; this encodes MQSAEAKFNRNSLFLTLKRYSSAVSDMEKTILLPSLLRDVPSDCEAADETCRDLYANYLMLKAIRNTVESSLVPLDDHKAKNATFTKTPEPFLEADPEALFLFHLRGLFSMMSDLTKETRSLTDKYLDIIGLAN
- the ndufc2 gene encoding NADH dehydrogenase [ubiquinone] 1 subunit C2, translating into MGIVPEDAKGLPPPGIVNRNSVWLSGMGWFSAMLHNALNHRPPLKSGVHRQFLLASLGWFIGYHLTKYENYTYARLDRDMNEYVKLHPERFETKEKKTLAEIVEPFHPVR